The Mycolicibacterium flavescens genomic interval GGCTGATGGACGTCCGGATCCTCGAGACCGGTCACCGGTTCAGCAAGCTGCGCATTCTGGTTGACGTCGCGCTCGGCCGGCTCGTACGCAGCCCGTTCTATCACGAGATGCGGGTCCCCGAGTTCGAGTTCACCGCAGTCGACGGTCCGACACTGTTGGCGCACGACGGTGAGATCGGAACCGAGTGCGAAACCGCCAGCTTCAGCGTGCGATACCGGGCGCTTCCGGTGTTTCGGCCGCTTCCGTGATCGGCCGCGACGGCCGCACGAGCAGGAGGCACAGCACGAAATAGGCGTAACCCAAAGCCCATCCGGCCACGACGTCGGTCGGGTGGTGGACGTTGAGCACCACCCGGCCGACCCCGATCAGGGTGACGATGGCGATGCCCGCCGCGATGAGCCAAGCGCGTGCAGCCGGACGCACGGCGGGCAGAGCGACGGTCAGCAGGGCGAAGACCGCGACCAGCACCCCGAGGGCGTGGCCGGAGGGAAACGATGTTCCCAGCGCGGTGACGAACGCGGTGTCCGGGCGGGGACGGTCGGCGGCTCCCTTCGCGATCTCGGTGACGAGTCCGGCCAGTTCGACGGTGACGATCAGGAATATCGCGATGCGGATCCGGCGGCGCACGAACGCGACGACGATGAGAGCAATGGTCACCACGCGGAACATGCCCGGCCCCAGAGCGAGGCAGAAAATATCCCATCCGAGCACCCATCCAGGATGGTCTGCGCCGATCGGGTAGAAGGCGTCGAGCGCAGCGAAATCGATGTCGGCCAACCACGTCCACTGCTGCGCGACACCGACCCATAGCAGGGCATACACCGCGACCGCGGCCAGCGCCGATACCACCAGCCGAGGTGTGTGTGATGCCATCGTCCACCTCTACCACGCGGATCGTCGGGCCGTTAGTGTGACTGCCCATGGCGGTGTTCCTGCGCAAGCTGCTCCGTATCGGCTGTATGCCGGACGAGATGCGGGCCGAGGTGGAGGCCGAGGGTGTGCTCTTCCTCTCCGAGTACATCGCGGTGACCCGACGCTTCAGCGGCAAGATCCCGGGGCGACGGGCGAACGCCAACGTAACGAGTTACGTAGGCTCGCTGGCACTGACAAACCAGCGTGTACTCGCCACGCTGTCGACCG includes:
- a CDS encoding membrane-associated phospholipid phosphatase, which encodes MASHTPRLVVSALAAVAVYALLWVGVAQQWTWLADIDFAALDAFYPIGADHPGWVLGWDIFCLALGPGMFRVVTIALIVVAFVRRRIRIAIFLIVTVELAGLVTEIAKGAADRPRPDTAFVTALGTSFPSGHALGVLVAVFALLTVALPAVRPAARAWLIAAGIAIVTLIGVGRVVLNVHHPTDVVAGWALGYAYFVLCLLLVRPSRPITEAAETPEAPGIAR